The Bacteroidota bacterium DNA segment AAGAGCTTTTCTTCCACGACAGCATTGCCATAGCCATGCTTTTAACAAACCTCGACCTCGACAATGACCATGAACAGGACATGCGCTGGCTCTCGGCCATCAAATCAACCGACCGCTACCTTAACGACTTCGGGCTATCCTTCGAAACACGCAAAAACTTCCTGTATCAACTTTTCAGTAAGCTCTCGGACGAAATGCCCGGATACAGCGATTTCATCCATCGTATCAGTCTGCGCTTCCGGGTAAACCGGAAACAACTGGAAAGGGTGATGTATTCGAACGAAAAAAACGAACGGATCAATATTTTCGACGAACGCAGCCGCAACAACCGGGATGCCGTGAAACATATACTGACACATGAAAGCCGTAAACGGCTGGAGGTACCCCTGCCGCGACTGATAGCCAGCATATTGCACCTCTCACTGAACAGACTCTTTGCCACGCATCAGCACCTCAACGAACTCGCCACCTATGTGCTGCTGTTCAGGTATTAT contains these protein-coding regions:
- a CDS encoding thiopeptide-type bacteriocin biosynthesis protein; this translates as MKRGQFYIPGDTWIYYKIYLMPGLSDPFLVRVMYPLLCRFYQEKKIRLWYFIRYTDPDFHLRIRIRLESTDYLTPVLKAVRKELYPWLQKGKIKNVQLDTYQREYDRYGSHTIQWFEELFFHDSIAIAMLLTNLDLDNDHEQDMRWLSAIKSTDRYLNDFGLSFETRKNFLYQLFSKLSDEMPGYSDFIHRISLRFRVNRKQLERVMYSNEKNERINIFDERSRNNRDAVKHILTHESRKRLEVPLPRLIASILHLSLNRLFATHQHLNELATYVLLFRYYKAKLGREKYDKGYKL